The Brasilonema sennae CENA114 genome includes a region encoding these proteins:
- a CDS encoding AAA family ATPase: MITLPGVAIQCKIYESSVSLVYRGIRVQDGQAIIIKLLKQDYPSPQEITRYKQEYQITCSLNLEGVIKTYSQQEYQRTLVILLEDFGGESLEYWMRLRPETFCPMPISTFLPLAIHVTRILGRIHTANVIHKDINSGNIVLNPNTGVVKIIDFGIATQFNRTNPTFKSPHVLEGTLPYLSPEQTGRMNRSIDYRSDFYSLGVTFYELLTGQLPFPTTDTLELVHCHLAKSPTPPYKLNAKIPKPVSDIILKLMAKNAEDRYQSAWGIKADLENCARQLETKGQINFIQLGLQDVWDQFQIPQKLYGREEEITALLAAFERVAGVSDANRGNIAASSEMLLVSGYSGIGKSALVQELYKPITAKRGYFVSGKFDQFQRNIPYSAIVDALRKLVQQLLSEPEEQLQKRRSQLLNALGSNGQLIIDVIPEVELIVGKQPPVPEVGSTEAQNRFNLVFQKFIRACCSYEHPLVIFLDDLQWVDFATLRLIELILSDQKMQFLLFIGAYRDNEVTQIHPLSVMIEKLKQENVAINQITLAPLEQGAVAQLIAETLHTPTESIAPLAESIWRKTNGNPYFTNEFLKTLYTEDLLVFNINQQHWEWDIAQIKAKNITDNVVELIIGKLKQLPKETQQILRLAACVGAEFDLATLSVICKRPAVEIFAELTTVIQLELILATSELDENLLIQNYKFSHDRVQQAAYALIDEAQLQTVHLQIGYCLLKSNESETKSANLFEIVDHLNLGRDLVTNQQECDKIASLNLIAGQKAKKSLAHSAALHYLTTGIELLATDSWQFQYALTLALHEEATETAYLCSDFQQMERSGIVVLEYANSVLDKIKVYETKIQNCMVQSRQTEAIKIGLEVLERLGIALPEIPVEADVQRQLKETEDYFNAIEIRNLLELPLMKEPEKLAAMQILSSLVGAAFQAAPLLLPLIVLEKTNLSVQYGNTSSSTFAYATYGGVILNGIMRDFEGAYQFGELALSLTERLDSKKLKPRVTEMVAAHLMHCIAHVRQTLPLLQETYETGLEIGDLEFSMYAAGFYCLYAYFAGLELTKITSAIGIYSNVLAQFKQENILIYFRRLQQVIFNLLEQVENSGRLLGAHYNEDQFLPIHLEANDRTHLYYLYLDKLILNYLFEDFPQAVECASQAGLYLDGVAGTFSVSVFYFYDSLAQIQLYQSVPSSEQEHLLLKINNNQEKMQKWAHSAPVNFQHKYELIEAEKARILGQLFEAEELYEQAMQGARDNEYLQEEALAYELAAKHYLARGRAKIAQTYMKEAHYCYGRWGARAKVKDLETRYPQFFPQSSGVADTSIRTTAGTTSNTSHTALDLATVMKAAQAISSEIELERLLSSLMQILIENAGAQTGYLLLENSGEWTIKAACELKEGEQICATKVLQSVPMATRVPESIIQYVIRTHESLILNDATREGNFINDPYIQHNQTQSLLCLPLLNQNKLVGVLYLENRLAAGAFTPERFSEGDATRTQVLHLLSTQAAIAIENAKLYSKLRASESHLTQFLEAIPVGIGIIDATGRPYYVNQRGIELMGKGVDPAATPEQIPEIYQCYVTGTDQIYPTEKLPIIRALSGERTTVDDIDIHQNNATISTEVWGTPVFDEQGNVVYAIAAFQDITERKQAEKLLADYNRTLEQQVIERTLLLCEEIQERQRVENALRQSEEQRRLAMNVSYIGAWDWNMVENTIDWDDNHIRLLGLVPGEVESSYQAWRDRVHPEEIDRIEQAITASLETHTDFEAEYRVIHPDGSIHWLVGRGRGIYNEAGQPVRMLGVLLDISDRKRAEQTSILEERNRMAREIHDTLAQSFTGILLQVQAATQVLADDPEATQAHLEMIDELARTGLAEARRSVAALRPQLLEEGNLENALHRLVTQMRSTIDTVVIYETQGTAYALPADVENNLLRIGQEALTNAIKYACAGEIRVELLYNDTHCILRVKDDGRGFGVGSALWSSGFGLLGMSERAERIGAQLTIQSQPGQGTEIIVTINYTKVEI, from the coding sequence ATGATTACCCTGCCTGGAGTTGCCATTCAATGCAAAATCTATGAGAGTTCAGTCTCTTTAGTGTATCGAGGCATCCGAGTGCAAGATGGTCAGGCGATCATCATCAAACTGCTCAAGCAAGATTATCCCTCTCCTCAAGAAATAACTCGCTACAAACAGGAATATCAAATTACATGCTCCCTGAATCTGGAAGGAGTGATTAAAACTTACAGCCAACAGGAATATCAACGCACACTCGTTATTCTCTTGGAGGACTTTGGCGGGGAGTCCTTGGAGTACTGGATGCGGCTGCGCCCAGAGACCTTCTGCCCCATGCCCATATCCACTTTTCTCCCGCTTGCGATCCACGTTACCAGAATTTTAGGCAGAATCCATACGGCTAATGTGATTCACAAGGATATCAACTCTGGCAACATCGTTCTCAATCCAAATACTGGTGTTGTCAAAATCATTGACTTTGGGATTGCGACTCAATTCAACCGCACCAATCCCACGTTCAAAAGCCCGCACGTCTTAGAAGGAACCCTCCCGTATCTTTCTCCAGAGCAAACTGGGCGGATGAACCGTTCAATCGATTACCGCAGCGATTTTTACTCGCTCGGTGTGACGTTTTACGAACTGCTCACCGGACAGTTGCCGTTTCCCACAACAGACACCCTTGAACTCGTCCATTGTCATCTTGCCAAATCCCCTACACCGCCATATAAGTTGAACGCTAAGATTCCCAAGCCTGTTTCAGATATTATTTTGAAACTGATGGCGAAGAATGCAGAAGACCGCTATCAAAGTGCTTGGGGCATCAAAGCGGATTTAGAAAACTGTGCTCGTCAGTTAGAAACAAAGGGTCAAATTAATTTCATTCAATTGGGTCTGCAAGACGTTTGGGATCAATTTCAGATTCCACAAAAACTATACGGGCGGGAGGAGGAGATCACAGCATTATTGGCAGCGTTCGAGAGGGTAGCAGGGGTAAGTGACGCAAACAGGGGGAATATCGCCGCGTCCTCTGAGATGCTGCTCGTCTCTGGCTATTCTGGCATTGGCAAATCAGCGTTAGTACAGGAACTCTACAAACCGATTACAGCAAAGCGCGGTTACTTTGTCTCTGGTAAGTTTGACCAATTTCAGCGCAATATTCCCTACAGCGCAATTGTAGATGCTCTACGAAAACTGGTTCAACAATTGTTAAGTGAACCTGAGGAGCAACTGCAAAAAAGGCGATCGCAACTTCTAAACGCCTTAGGAAGCAACGGGCAACTGATCATTGATGTAATTCCGGAAGTTGAATTGATAGTCGGCAAGCAACCACCCGTGCCAGAAGTTGGATCGACTGAGGCACAAAATCGGTTTAACCTTGTCTTTCAAAAGTTCATTCGAGCTTGTTGTTCCTATGAGCATCCCTTGGTCATTTTTCTAGATGATTTGCAATGGGTAGACTTCGCCACGCTTAGGCTGATTGAGTTAATTCTAAGCGATCAGAAGATGCAATTTTTGCTGTTCATTGGAGCTTATCGGGATAACGAAGTAACCCAGATACATCCGCTCTCAGTAATGATAGAAAAACTCAAGCAGGAAAACGTCGCGATTAATCAGATTACATTAGCTCCGTTAGAACAGGGAGCAGTAGCTCAATTGATTGCTGAAACCTTGCACACGCCTACTGAATCGATCGCACCTTTAGCAGAATCAATATGGCGTAAAACGAACGGCAACCCCTATTTTACGAATGAGTTTCTCAAAACGTTGTACACCGAAGATCTGCTCGTTTTCAATATTAATCAACAACACTGGGAATGGGATATTGCTCAGATCAAAGCCAAAAATATTACTGATAATGTAGTGGAGTTAATTATTGGAAAGTTGAAGCAACTTCCAAAGGAAACTCAACAAATCTTACGTCTAGCGGCTTGTGTCGGTGCTGAGTTCGATTTAGCGACACTCTCAGTTATCTGCAAACGACCGGCAGTTGAAATTTTTGCAGAACTGACCACAGTGATTCAGTTGGAGTTGATTCTAGCTACTTCAGAGTTGGATGAAAATCTGTTAATTCAGAATTACAAGTTTTCACATGATCGCGTCCAGCAAGCTGCCTATGCTTTGATTGATGAAGCACAACTACAAACTGTTCACTTGCAGATTGGTTACTGTTTACTGAAAAGTAATGAGTCTGAAACTAAATCAGCCAATTTATTTGAGATAGTTGATCACCTTAATCTCGGTCGTGATTTAGTCACGAATCAACAGGAGTGCGACAAAATAGCTAGTTTGAATTTAATTGCAGGTCAGAAAGCCAAAAAATCATTAGCTCATAGTGCAGCACTACACTATTTAACGACAGGAATAGAATTGCTAGCCACCGATAGCTGGCAGTTTCAATACGCTCTGACATTGGCATTGCACGAAGAAGCAACAGAAACAGCATACCTATGTAGCGACTTTCAACAAATGGAGCGATCGGGGATCGTGGTTCTAGAGTATGCAAATAGTGTTCTAGATAAAATAAAAGTCTATGAAACTAAAATTCAAAATTGCATGGTGCAAAGTAGGCAAACTGAGGCAATTAAGATTGGTTTAGAGGTTTTAGAGCGACTGGGTATCGCTCTACCAGAAATACCAGTAGAAGCTGATGTTCAAAGGCAGTTAAAAGAGACGGAAGATTACTTTAATGCCATAGAGATAAGAAATTTGCTGGAGCTACCATTAATGAAAGAGCCAGAGAAACTGGCTGCGATGCAAATCTTGTCTAGCCTTGTTGGAGCTGCCTTTCAAGCTGCTCCTCTATTATTACCACTGATTGTATTAGAAAAAACAAATCTATCTGTTCAATATGGAAATACTTCTTCTTCAACTTTTGCCTATGCTACTTACGGTGGGGTGATTCTCAATGGAATTATGAGGGATTTTGAAGGAGCTTACCAATTCGGTGAATTGGCACTCAGCTTGACTGAGCGATTAGATAGTAAAAAACTTAAACCTAGGGTTACAGAGATGGTTGCAGCGCATCTTATGCACTGTATAGCCCATGTTAGACAGACTTTACCCTTACTTCAGGAGACATATGAGACTGGGCTGGAAATTGGAGATTTAGAATTTAGTATGTATGCTGCTGGCTTTTACTGTTTGTACGCATATTTTGCTGGTTTAGAATTAACAAAGATTACATCAGCGATCGGGATTTACAGTAATGTTTTAGCTCAGTTCAAACAGGAAAACATATTAATTTACTTTCGCAGATTGCAGCAAGTTATCTTTAACTTACTAGAACAAGTTGAAAATTCAGGTCGATTACTTGGTGCTCACTATAATGAAGATCAGTTTTTGCCAATTCACCTTGAAGCAAACGATAGAACTCACCTTTACTATCTGTATCTAGACAAGCTTATTCTAAATTATTTATTTGAAGATTTTCCCCAAGCAGTGGAGTGTGCTTCTCAAGCTGGACTTTATCTAGACGGAGTAGCAGGAACTTTTTCAGTATCTGTATTCTATTTCTATGACTCTCTAGCGCAGATACAATTATACCAATCTGTTCCTTCCTCAGAACAAGAGCATCTGCTGCTCAAAATAAATAACAATCAGGAGAAAATGCAGAAATGGGCACATTCTGCTCCAGTAAATTTTCAACATAAATACGAATTAATTGAAGCAGAAAAAGCACGGATATTAGGTCAACTTTTTGAGGCAGAAGAATTGTATGAACAAGCGATGCAAGGTGCTAGAGACAACGAGTATCTGCAAGAAGAAGCTTTAGCCTATGAGTTAGCTGCCAAACATTATCTAGCGCGAGGTAGGGCGAAAATTGCCCAAACCTATATGAAGGAAGCTCACTACTGTTATGGACGGTGGGGAGCAAGGGCAAAAGTCAAAGATTTAGAAACTCGTTATCCACAGTTTTTTCCTCAATCGTCGGGTGTCGCTGATACGTCAATTCGCACCACTGCTGGAACCACCTCAAATACCTCACATACTGCTCTCGATTTAGCGACAGTGATGAAAGCAGCTCAAGCAATTTCGAGTGAAATTGAACTCGAGCGGTTGCTCAGTTCTCTCATGCAGATCTTAATCGAGAATGCTGGAGCACAAACTGGATACCTGCTTTTGGAAAACTCAGGAGAATGGACGATCAAAGCGGCTTGTGAACTCAAGGAGGGTGAACAGATCTGTGCAACGAAAGTACTGCAATCGGTTCCAATGGCAACTCGCGTACCCGAATCCATTATCCAGTATGTGATCCGGACTCATGAATCTCTAATTCTGAATGATGCAACTCGTGAGGGGAATTTCATCAATGATCCTTACATTCAACATAACCAAACTCAATCACTGCTTTGTTTACCGCTGCTGAATCAAAATAAGCTGGTTGGCGTGTTGTACTTGGAGAATCGATTAGCGGCTGGAGCTTTTACACCGGAGCGATTCTCCGAAGGAGACGCTACGCGAACGCAAGTGTTGCATCTATTATCAACCCAGGCAGCAATTGCGATCGAAAATGCCAAACTCTACTCAAAGCTCCGGGCTAGCGAAAGTCATCTGACTCAATTTCTAGAAGCGATTCCAGTAGGAATTGGTATTATTGATGCGACGGGTCGCCCTTACTATGTCAATCAGCGAGGAATTGAGTTGATGGGTAAAGGCGTTGATCCTGCCGCGACACCGGAGCAAATTCCAGAGATTTATCAATGTTATGTGACGGGAACGGATCAAATCTATCCGACAGAGAAGTTGCCCATCATCCGAGCATTGAGTGGCGAACGCACTACGGTTGACGATATAGATATTCACCAAAACAACGCAACTATTTCAACCGAGGTCTGGGGCACTCCCGTCTTCGACGAACAGGGCAATGTAGTTTATGCGATCGCAGCCTTTCAAGACATCACTGAACGTAAACAAGCAGAGAAACTGCTAGCCGATTATAACCGAACGTTAGAGCAACAAGTCATTGAACGGACGCTGCTGCTCTGTGAGGAGATTCAAGAGCGACAACGAGTTGAAAACGCTCTGCGACAGAGTGAAGAGCAACGCAGACTGGCTATGAACGTTAGTTATATTGGCGCTTGGGACTGGAACATGGTAGAGAATACAATAGATTGGGACGATAACCATATCCGACTGCTGGGGTTAGTCCCAGGTGAAGTTGAGAGCAGCTATCAAGCATGGCGTGATCGCGTTCATCCAGAAGAAATTGATCGGATTGAGCAAGCTATTACAGCATCTCTAGAAACTCATACTGATTTTGAAGCTGAATATCGAGTCATTCATCCAGATGGCAGTATTCATTGGTTGGTAGGTCGAGGTCGAGGCATTTATAACGAAGCTGGGCAACCTGTACGAATGTTGGGTGTGCTTCTCGATATCAGTGATCGCAAACGCGCTGAGCAAACCTCCATTTTGGAAGAACGTAACCGGATGGCGCGAGAAATTCATGATACACTCGCTCAATCTTTCACAGGTATTCTGCTTCAGGTTCAAGCAGCAACACAAGTGCTGGCGGATGACCCGGAAGCAACCCAGGCACATTTGGAAATGATTGACGAACTAGCACGAACAGGGCTGGCAGAGGCACGGCGATCCGTAGCAGCACTCCGTCCGCAGCTATTAGAAGAGGGCAATTTAGAGAACGCCCTGCATCGCCTCGTGACTCAAATGAGATCTACAATCGATACTGTTGTGATTTACGAGACTCAGGGTACAGCCTATGCCTTACCAGCCGATGTGGAGAACAACTTACTCCGAATTGGGCAGGAAGCATTAACTAATGCGATCAAATACGCCTGTGCTGGCGAAATTCGGGTTGAGTTATTATACAACGATACACACTGCATCTTACGAGTTAAAGATGATGGGCGGGGCTTTGGAGTAGGTAGCGCTCTATGGAGCAGTGGTTTTGGCTTATTAGGAATGAGCGAACGGGCAGAGCGCATTGGCGCACAACTAACGATTCAAAGCCAACCAGGTCAAGGAACAGAAATTATTGTCACTATCAATTATACTAAAGTTGAAATTTGA
- a CDS encoding DsbA family protein → MSFDRDRSLLFLPPSTQDHIKGVLNAIVVLVMYGDYQCQKSADVYKLIKVIVQQLNVSFGENDLCFIFRHFPEVQIHPHAQRAAEAAEAAAAQRQFWQMHEMLFIHQQELGNGYLVEYANRLGLDICQFLQDLSKGAYVDRINADIEGGQISGVEAAPALFINGIRYLDRWTVEQIMAAIVAAND, encoded by the coding sequence GTGAGTTTTGACCGTGACCGCAGTCTGTTATTCCTCCCACCGTCAACACAAGATCACATAAAGGGTGTTCTGAATGCGATTGTAGTGTTGGTGATGTATGGCGACTATCAATGTCAAAAGAGTGCGGACGTTTACAAGCTGATTAAAGTTATTGTGCAACAGCTTAATGTTTCTTTCGGGGAAAATGATTTGTGCTTCATTTTCCGTCATTTTCCTGAGGTACAGATTCATCCACATGCTCAACGGGCAGCGGAAGCTGCGGAAGCTGCAGCGGCTCAAAGACAGTTTTGGCAAATGCATGAGATGCTGTTTATCCATCAACAGGAGTTGGGAAATGGCTATTTAGTGGAGTATGCCAATCGTTTAGGACTTGATATTTGTCAATTTTTGCAGGATTTATCCAAGGGAGCGTATGTCGATCGTATCAATGCGGACATTGAAGGTGGACAGATAAGTGGAGTAGAGGCTGCACCCGCTTTGTTTATTAATGGAATTCGCTATCTTGATCGCTGGACTGTTGAGCAGATAATGGCAGCTATTGTTGCTGCAAATGATTGA
- a CDS encoding catalase family peroxidase, with protein MVDQKVRSRREFLISVSRLTAMGFVTATTATAAAAVGMSVRQLEPSEGQTEATAEEVADALEDAYGLHRGQRRNHTKGLGALGTFIGNPEVKEISRSALFSGEKLNIVARFSIAGGDPMASDAEKSPRGMALEFRLPDGSLHHMTMLSTPMFFAAVPQTFLDKFIALAINPTTGKPDPAKFKQFESSHPDNMLQTKFLQENNPPPSYANCAFYSIHAFKFINAAGKTTIAKFRFVPQDGEKQLSNAQLKSMPRNFLEQALMGRMRTRAVNWDMIVTIGEPGDPETNPTLLWPKNRRELKAGTLTLTSATPSNLAGSYQINYDPLIMADGIAPTDDPVLLFRSPSYAVSHTRRIRDL; from the coding sequence ATGGTAGATCAAAAGGTTCGCAGCAGGAGAGAATTTCTTATATCAGTCAGTCGGCTTACCGCTATGGGTTTCGTCACGGCGACAACCGCGACAGCCGCTGCTGCCGTCGGCATGTCTGTTCGCCAATTGGAACCCTCGGAAGGGCAGACTGAGGCTACCGCAGAAGAAGTTGCGGATGCGCTTGAGGATGCCTATGGCTTACACCGTGGTCAGCGACGAAATCACACGAAAGGTCTGGGTGCTCTGGGTACGTTCATCGGTAATCCAGAAGTCAAAGAAATCTCGCGTTCTGCGCTGTTCTCTGGAGAAAAGCTCAACATCGTCGCACGGTTCTCCATTGCTGGTGGTGATCCAATGGCATCTGACGCTGAGAAAAGCCCGCGCGGTATGGCGCTGGAATTCCGGCTACCCGATGGCAGCCTGCATCACATGACGATGCTCAGTACACCGATGTTCTTTGCTGCCGTACCGCAAACGTTTCTGGACAAGTTCATCGCACTGGCGATCAATCCTACTACCGGAAAACCAGATCCAGCAAAGTTCAAGCAGTTCGAGTCTTCGCACCCGGACAACATGTTGCAAACAAAATTTTTGCAGGAGAACAACCCACCTCCGAGCTACGCCAATTGTGCATTTTACAGCATCCACGCCTTCAAGTTTATCAATGCTGCAGGCAAGACGACCATCGCCAAATTCCGTTTTGTTCCTCAAGACGGCGAGAAGCAGCTCTCAAATGCACAGTTGAAATCGATGCCGCGCAACTTTCTGGAGCAGGCACTTATGGGGCGCATGCGTACGAGGGCAGTGAACTGGGACATGATCGTGACGATAGGCGAACCCGGTGATCCTGAAACTAATCCGACGCTGCTCTGGCCCAAGAACCGTCGAGAGCTGAAGGCTGGCACCCTCACCCTGACATCGGCAACGCCGTCCAACCTGGCTGGTAGCTATCAGATCAACTACGATCCGCTGATCATGGCAGACGGGATCGCACCAACTGATGATCCTGTTCTTCTGTTCCGGTCTCCTTCCTACGCCGTATCCCACACAAGGCGGATACGTGATCTGTGA
- a CDS encoding filamentous hemagglutinin N-terminal domain-containing protein, producing the protein MNRSHLKAWILTGSIVSGLLYVQSIAAQVIPDATLPAGELSQVTGNPNVQIDGGARRGGNLFHSFSQFSIPTGGSAYFNNVVDVQNIFSRVTGGSVSNIDGLIRANGTANLFLLNPNGILFGPNASLNLGGSFVGTTANAIGFPNGEVFSSDATKPLPSQLLTINPNAFFFNQLAAQAIINQSTANKETGLRVPAAQSLLLVGGDIRLEGGRIVSPASRVELGAVAGLGSVGLSQTAGEWRLSFPNDLVRADVSLNNRSRIDVRAGGGGSIAVTARNLTMNQTSFLQVGINSGLGFVGASAGNLTIDATETVTLKDVSLLVNYVDSKATGNAGNINILTGSLYLINGSQLFASTYGNGNAGKVNINARERVSFAGEGDTGFSLVSSGAFSSADRGAVGNGNDINIETGSLSMTGGAGLYAITIGKGNAGSINIVAREGVSFDGVARLGGPTGAFSSIEQSGIGNAGNINIRTRSLSVTGGAGLLALTEGNGNAGDIIVIADAANFSGVSNSGLASGMLTSNTATANGQGGNIKITAGTLSIQDGAVLTARTYNRFDSGNITLNVNTLNLTGGGKLLTTTHSSGRAGNTIINATDKINISGFDPTFADRVARFGELTNTISASSGLFANTEPNSTGRSGDIHLSTETLNIQNQGKVTVSSLGTGSAGNLLVDADRIFLNNQGSIRADTNGGGGDINVRSPFILLRNGSNITTNATGANIPGGNITTDTRFLIAVPNEDSNISANSENFRGGNVRINAFSLFGIRPSPISTPLSEITATGATSALSGTIDVITAGIDPTSGLVALPTELADQSGLIAQGCPADRGNSFVITGRGGLPPTPEQQLDDDAEWSDRRRLVVGQQVDSRGGHGLRRERSTERNTQTRRHEESFNSKFKTQNSKLPDTPIIEATGWRITPAGEIFLVADTPDPTVQNRLNQFVACQGRR; encoded by the coding sequence ATGAACCGATCGCACTTGAAAGCATGGATTTTGACAGGCAGTATTGTGAGTGGATTGCTCTACGTTCAGTCGATCGCGGCTCAGGTGATTCCTGATGCGACGCTGCCTGCAGGGGAGCTATCGCAAGTCACAGGTAACCCCAACGTGCAAATTGATGGCGGAGCCAGACGAGGCGGCAACCTGTTCCACAGCTTCAGTCAATTTTCGATTCCTACAGGTGGGTCTGCCTATTTTAACAATGTCGTTGACGTGCAGAACATTTTCAGCCGCGTCACAGGTGGGTCAGTCTCCAATATTGATGGGTTAATCCGAGCGAATGGGACGGCAAATCTGTTCTTGCTCAATCCCAATGGGATTTTATTTGGTCCGAATGCATCACTTAATCTTGGCGGTTCGTTTGTGGGGACGACTGCGAACGCGATCGGCTTTCCCAATGGTGAAGTGTTCAGCAGCGACGCGACGAAACCGCTACCCAGTCAATTGCTCACTATTAATCCTAATGCTTTTTTCTTTAATCAACTGGCAGCACAAGCCATTATTAATCAGTCAACCGCAAATAAAGAAACAGGGCTTCGGGTACCAGCAGCACAAAGTCTGTTGCTGGTCGGGGGTGATATCCGGTTAGAAGGTGGGCGAATCGTGAGTCCGGCTAGTCGAGTCGAGTTGGGTGCTGTTGCTGGCCTGGGAAGCGTCGGGCTAAGCCAAACGGCGGGCGAGTGGCGGTTGAGTTTTCCCAATGATCTGGTGCGGGCAGATGTGTCTCTCAACAACAGATCTCGGATAGACGTTCGTGCTGGAGGTGGCGGGAGTATTGCCGTCACGGCTCGGAACTTGACGATGAACCAGACAAGTTTTCTTCAGGTGGGAATCAACTCAGGCTTGGGCTTTGTTGGTGCTTCTGCTGGCAATCTGACTATCGATGCGACAGAGACAGTTACCCTCAAAGATGTCAGCCTGCTTGTAAATTACGTAGACTCCAAAGCAACTGGCAATGCAGGCAACATCAATATTCTGACTGGTTCACTTTACTTAATCAATGGTTCTCAACTGTTTGCGAGTACCTATGGCAATGGGAATGCGGGCAAGGTGAATATCAATGCTCGTGAGCGAGTTTCCTTTGCCGGGGAGGGTGACACTGGATTCAGTCTCGTCTCCAGTGGAGCATTTAGTTCAGCAGATAGGGGAGCAGTAGGCAATGGGAATGACATCAACATTGAGACCGGGTCGCTTTCGATGACGGGGGGCGCTGGACTGTATGCTATCACCATTGGAAAAGGGAATGCGGGTAGTATCAATATAGTTGCCCGTGAAGGAGTCTCTTTTGATGGAGTAGCTAGGTTGGGGGGTCCCACTGGAGCATTCAGTTCAATAGAGCAATCGGGGATCGGCAACGCGGGCAACATCAACATCAGAACTAGGTCGCTGTCGGTGACAGGGGGTGCTGGACTGTTGGCGCTGACTGAGGGCAACGGAAATGCGGGCGATATCATAGTCATTGCAGATGCTGCTAACTTTTCTGGAGTTAGTAACTCTGGATTGGCGAGTGGGATGTTGACGAGCAATACAGCCACAGCGAATGGTCAGGGAGGAAACATTAAAATCACCGCTGGAACCTTGAGCATTCAAGATGGGGCAGTTTTGACTGCGCGAACGTATAACCGGTTCGATAGTGGTAATATTACTCTTAACGTCAATACCCTTAACCTGACCGGTGGTGGAAAACTCCTTACCACTACCCATAGCAGTGGACGAGCAGGCAACACCATCATCAATGCCACCGACAAAATCAATATTTCTGGCTTTGACCCCACCTTCGCTGATCGAGTCGCTCGATTTGGTGAACTGACTAACACGATTAGTGCCAGCAGTGGGCTGTTTGCCAACACAGAACCCAACTCCACAGGACGCAGCGGTGATATCCATCTCAGTACCGAAACCCTCAACATTCAAAATCAGGGAAAAGTCACCGTCAGCAGTTTGGGTACTGGCAGTGCAGGCAATCTGTTGGTGGACGCCGATCGCATCTTCCTCAATAATCAAGGCAGCATCCGGGCAGACACCAACGGGGGTGGGGGCGATATCAACGTGCGATCGCCCTTCATCCTCCTCCGCAATGGCAGTAACATCACCACCAATGCCACTGGAGCGAATATTCCGGGCGGCAACATCACCACTGATACCCGCTTCCTGATTGCAGTGCCGAACGAAGATAGCAACATCAGCGCCAACTCTGAAAACTTTCGCGGTGGTAATGTCCGCATCAATGCCTTTTCCCTCTTCGGTATTCGTCCCAGTCCGATTTCCACCCCGTTGAGTGAAATTACTGCCACAGGTGCAACTTCTGCATTGAGTGGCACGATTGATGTGATCACCGCAGGCATTGATCCGACCTCTGGGTTAGTCGCGTTGCCCACTGAGCTTGCAGATCAGTCAGGGTTGATTGCTCAAGGGTGTCCTGCTGACCGGGGTAACTCCTTCGTCATCACAGGTCGCGGTGGCTTGCCGCCCACACCGGAACAGCAATTAGATGATGATGCGGAGTGGAGCGATCGGCGCAGGCTGGTTGTGGGTCAGCAGGTAGACAGCAGAGGAGGACACGGGCTTCGGCGTGAGCGCTCAACCGAAAGAAACACACAGACACGCAGACACGAAGAATCCTTCAACTCAAAATTCAAAACTCAAAATTCAAAACTTCCTGACACCCCGATCATCGAAGCCACCGGATGGCGAATCACTCCTGCTGGAGAAATCTTCCTGGTTGCCGACACCCCTGATCCAACAGTGCAGAATCGGTTGAATCAATTTGTTGCCTGTCAAGGCAGGCGATAA
- a CDS encoding Dps family protein, whose product MPTQNTGKITQVDPSQPLLHQHGYEIQQYGTLRDLPIVLNPSARSESCTLVNQILADTIILYHLYKKHHWLMRGHTFYQLHLLLDKHASEQIELIDALGERVQTLGGVAIADPRHVAEVTKIKRPPNGVEEVPVMLSRLLEAHELLIGELRVAINKTAANQDSGTNDLLVSQVLRTNETQVWFLAEHLVDTPLVRS is encoded by the coding sequence ATGCCCACTCAAAATACAGGCAAAATCACTCAAGTCGATCCCAGTCAACCCTTGCTGCATCAGCATGGATATGAAATTCAGCAGTACGGTACTCTCCGCGATCTGCCAATCGTTCTCAACCCCAGCGCCCGTAGCGAAAGCTGTACTTTGGTCAATCAAATTCTGGCAGATACAATCATTCTCTACCATCTCTATAAGAAACATCACTGGTTGATGCGTGGACACACGTTTTACCAACTGCATTTGTTGCTCGATAAACATGCCAGTGAACAAATTGAGTTAATTGATGCCCTGGGTGAACGGGTACAAACACTGGGAGGTGTGGCGATCGCTGACCCGCGTCATGTGGCAGAAGTCACTAAGATTAAGCGTCCTCCCAACGGCGTTGAGGAAGTACCTGTGATGTTGTCGCGGTTACTGGAAGCCCACGAATTGCTCATTGGGGAATTGAGAGTGGCGATCAATAAAACAGCAGCGAATCAAGATAGTGGCACTAACGATTTGTTAGTGAGCCAAGTCTTGCGAACCAATGAGACGCAAGTTTGGTTTCTGGCAGAACATTTAGTGGATACACCATTGGTACGTAGTTAA